A window of Nocardiopsis sp. Huas11 genomic DNA:
TCACCCGCCATCACACGGACAATCTGGGCGAACCCTGGGCCGGGAACACTCCCGAGCCGTGATCCGGCGACATCGACGGCCGCGCGTCCGTGCACGGTCGCCGACACGTCGCATGAGGCTGGACGGGGTGACCTCCCCGACTTGCCCGAAAGCCCGGCATGCCAGCCGATGCGGTGCTTTCGTCCCCGTACGGAAGGATATTGACGGCGTCACTGGAACACTGCTAGACATCTCACGCCCCTGTCCTCCTCCGGTCCCTGCCCCGCCGGATCCGCGTCGTGTCGCGTTGAGCGCCTTCTCACCGACGGAACGCGACGAGCCCCACTCGCGCAAGGGAGCCCAGAATGGTGGACCAACCCACCAGCCCCGCGTCGGACCCCTCCACCCCCCGGTCCGGCTCGCTGCGCCGTTCCCTCACAGCTCTCGGGCACCGTGTCCGCGCCAGTGGCCCGGGTCTGATGGTCTCCGTCCTCGGCGCCGCGCTCATCAGCACGGTCCTCGGCGCCGGAGCCATGGGGCGCGCCGACGAGATGTCCGACGGCGCCGTCTGGCTCTGGAGCAGCCCTCTCGGCGAGAGCGTCCGGGTGAACGGCAACAACGGGCAGATCGACCTCGTCGCCGCGCTGCCCGAGTCGGCCGGCAACCGGGTCCAGGTCACGCAGAACGACGACTACCTCCTCCTGCTCGACCCCGTCACCGGCCGGGTGACCTCCATCGACCTGCGGGAGATGGGCTTCTCCGGCGTCCTCGAACTGGGCGCGGGCGAGGACGTCAGCCTGGCCCTGGGCGAGGACACCGCCGTGGTCATCGACCACGGAGCCGGGGAGGTCAGGGCGGTCGACCCCGCGACCCTCCAACCCACCGGTCCCTCGCTGAGGGTCCCGGCCCCGCTCGTGGGCGGAGCCTTCGACGACTCCGACACCCTCTGGCTGGGTGTGCCCACCCAGGGCACGGTCGTCGGGGTCAAGGTCCAAGAGGAGGACGCCACCATCAGCCAGACGGCCTCGGTGGCCGACCCCGGCGCCGACATCGCCGTCACGGTCCTCGACGACGGCGTGCTCGCGGTCGACCGCTCCGGGGACGGCATGGTCGCCCTGCGCAACGGCGGTGAGCCGCGGACGCTCACCTCTCCGATCCCGCTTGAGGGCGCCGAGATGCCGCTGCGCACCCGGGGCGACCTGGCCGCCGTCACGATCCCCGAATCCGGGGACATCGTCACCGTGCAGGACCCGGGAGGCTCGTCCACCGTCGGTCACCTGGCCACCGGTCATGAGGGCGGCGGGATCGCGGTGCCCCACGCGGGCCACCTCTACGTGCCCTACGACGAGGACGGCGTGGTGCGCGCCTTCCAGCCCTCGGGCGAGGAGCTGAACCCGATCACCCTGCCGGACGCGCAGGGCCCGCTGGAACTGGAGACCCGCGAGGGCAACCTGTACATCAACGCGCCCGACTCCGGGGTGGCCGCCGTGGTCGACCAGGACGGCCAGGCGCGCGTGATCGACAAGACCGCTCCGCCGCCGGGACCCGGCGACGAGGAGGACGAGGACAAGCCCGCGCCCCAAGGGCCGCGGCCGAACGTCCCCCAGCCGGACCAGGAGGACGGCACGCCCCAGCCGGACGGCGAGAGCCCTCGGCCGGGGACGCCCGACCCCACGGACCTCGCGGCGCCCGCACCGGTGACGCCCGCTCCCGCAGACCCGCCCCCGCCCCCGGACGACGATGACGAGGACGAGACCGGTGTGGCACCAGGCGCGCCGACTCCCGTCACCGCCACCTCCGGGGACGGCTCGGTGTCCCTGAGCTGGCCCGAGGCGTACTCGCCGGACGCGCCCGTCGAGGAGTACGCCATCACCTGGGACGGTGGCTCGACCACGGTCGCGGGCACGGAGCTCGGAGCCGGCATCGACGGGTTGTCCAACGGGACCGCCTACCGCTTCCGAGTGACGGCGACCAACGAGTACGGCACCGGCCCGGCCGCCC
This region includes:
- a CDS encoding fibronectin type III domain-containing protein, which produces MVDQPTSPASDPSTPRSGSLRRSLTALGHRVRASGPGLMVSVLGAALISTVLGAGAMGRADEMSDGAVWLWSSPLGESVRVNGNNGQIDLVAALPESAGNRVQVTQNDDYLLLLDPVTGRVTSIDLREMGFSGVLELGAGEDVSLALGEDTAVVIDHGAGEVRAVDPATLQPTGPSLRVPAPLVGGAFDDSDTLWLGVPTQGTVVGVKVQEEDATISQTASVADPGADIAVTVLDDGVLAVDRSGDGMVALRNGGEPRTLTSPIPLEGAEMPLRTRGDLAAVTIPESGDIVTVQDPGGSSTVGHLATGHEGGGIAVPHAGHLYVPYDEDGVVRAFQPSGEELNPITLPDAQGPLELETREGNLYINAPDSGVAAVVDQDGQARVIDKTAPPPGPGDEEDEDKPAPQGPRPNVPQPDQEDGTPQPDGESPRPGTPDPTDLAAPAPVTPAPADPPPPPDDDDEDETGVAPGAPTPVTATSGDGSVSLSWPEAYSPDAPVEEYAITWDGGSTTVAGTELGAGIDGLSNGTAYRFRVTATNEYGTGPAAQTPEVTPNTAAPGDPSNVTAEASGNDSATVSWSTADNAADYVITSVNTGGGAAPSDRTSTSSSVQVTGLTPGQTYTFTVTARGEGGVEGGSATSSPITMSSETVGAPSNVSHSVSGNQVTVTWTAAENAAQYRVTPGGGGGSALGGAVTVSGTSHTFTRGGGRCYSFTVTALGADGTEGDGSASSPGACVREFS